The Microcystis panniformis FACHB-1757 region CGACAGTAACTAATTTGCTCAAAAAAGCCGCTCTTTCTCCCAAAGAAATCTCCCTAGTTACCTCCGTTACTGTTCTTCCTTCCGTTCCTTCCCTAGAAAGTTTACTCCTCAATCGTCTAGATTTTTCCCTCGATATCAAGCGGCAAGCGTTATCGGGTGTCGGCTGTTTGGGAGGCGCCCAAGGATTAGCCAGAGTAAACGATTATCTGCAAGGACATCCCACCGAAGCAGCGATTTTGTTTACCACCGATCCCTCCTCTGGCCTTTGGCAAGGGTCAATTCATGGCGATTTAACGGGATTATTGGGACAATTACCCGAAGATCCGTCTCAATATAGCAATATCATTATGACCCTTGTGGTAGCGGCTTTATTTGGCGATGGAGTCGGCACGGTTCTCTTAGCGGGAGATGAACATCCCTTAGTCAAGCAAGGTAAAGCAAAACTGAAGATTATCGGCACTCAATCGCTGTTAATGCCCCACACAGAGCATTTAATGGCATTACCTTTAACAGACTACGGTTTTCGCCAAATTCTTCGCCCAGAAGTCTCTGATTACGTCAAGGGTGGGGTGAGAAAAGCGGTGACATCTTTACTGGAAAAAACAGGAGTTTCCCTCGAGGAAATTGTCTGTTGGATGGTGCATCCGGGGGGTCCAAAGATTCTCGATGCAATAGTTGAAGAATTTCAGTTAGAACCGGATGTTTTACAGGTTAGTTGGGATATTTTGGCAGAAATTGGCAATATTGCCTCTGCTACTATCCTCTGCATTCTCGATGAAACCCTCTCCCGTCCCCATCCTCCCACGGGTTCCTACGGATTAATAATTTCCATGGGGCCTGGATTTGCTCAAGAAGCCATTTTAGTTCAATTCTAAGGATATTTAAGGATGTTAAGCCAAATAGTTTTCATTGCCCTGATTAGTTACATTATTGTCCAACGAGTGCGCGTTACTCGTCTGAGTAAACAGAATATGGCCAAAGTCTTAGCGGAAGGTGGCAAACTGCATAGTTCTAATTATGTGGGATTCGTCAAGATTTTCCAATCTAGCTGGATGCTTTGCATGATCGGGGAAGTTTATCTGCTCGATCGACCTTTTATTCCAGCATTGGCTTTATTTTCCCTAATTACTACTTTTTTAGCTCAAAAGCTCCGCTATGCCTCCATTGAAGCCTTGGGCGATCGCTGGATTCATCAGGTGGTCACGGTTCCTCAGACACCCGTGATCGACAATGGCATTTATCAATATATCCGTCATCCTAACTGGTGGGCCATGATCACGGAATTAGCGGTGGTTCCCTTGTTTCATACCGCTTATCTGACATCTATAGTCTTTAGTCTCCTGAATGCTTGGTTATTAATCCAACGCATTCCGGCTGAAGAAGAAGCTTTGAGTCAAGACACCAATTATCAAGCAGTTTTCGCCAATACTCCCCGTTTTATTCCTAGTTTTAGCGCAATTTTCTCTCGCAAACAGCAACCGCTTAAAAGTTAATTGCCACGGATAGCAGGGCCGGTTCCCTACGGCCCTTTAATTACCCCTCATACCTGAATTTCAAGGAGAAAAAAAATACTATGGACTCTCTAATTGTTTCCGAAAATATTATTAGCGACAATTTAAC contains the following coding sequences:
- a CDS encoding type III polyketide synthase, whose product is MPYIIETATGFPEHYYPQEVLEVNIRNHCANLLQDYCRENQLDFQEQTFFDLEQIHRFFSNVKIQGRYFTIPLDEFDADNPPGLAQTVRQMVDLTMDLVTSTVTNLLKKAALSPKEISLVTSVTVLPSVPSLESLLLNRLDFSLDIKRQALSGVGCLGGAQGLARVNDYLQGHPTEAAILFTTDPSSGLWQGSIHGDLTGLLGQLPEDPSQYSNIIMTLVVAALFGDGVGTVLLAGDEHPLVKQGKAKLKIIGTQSLLMPHTEHLMALPLTDYGFRQILRPEVSDYVKGGVRKAVTSLLEKTGVSLEEIVCWMVHPGGPKILDAIVEEFQLEPDVLQVSWDILAEIGNIASATILCILDETLSRPHPPTGSYGLIISMGPGFAQEAILVQF
- a CDS encoding isoprenylcysteine carboxyl methyltransferase family protein — protein: MLSQIVFIALISYIIVQRVRVTRLSKQNMAKVLAEGGKLHSSNYVGFVKIFQSSWMLCMIGEVYLLDRPFIPALALFSLITTFLAQKLRYASIEALGDRWIHQVVTVPQTPVIDNGIYQYIRHPNWWAMITELAVVPLFHTAYLTSIVFSLLNAWLLIQRIPAEEEALSQDTNYQAVFANTPRFIPSFSAIFSRKQQPLKS